Proteins encoded within one genomic window of Streptomyces taklimakanensis:
- the purD gene encoding phosphoribosylamine--glycine ligase encodes MKVLVIGGGAREHALCRSLSLDPDVTSLHCAPGNAGIARVATVHAVDALDGAAVAALAEEVSADLVVVGPEAPLVAGVADAVRERGVAVFGPSAEAARLEGSKAFAKEVMAAAGVPTARSYVCTTAEEVDSALDAFGPPYVVKDDGLAAGKGVVVTSDPEAARAHARGCDRVVVEEYLDGPEVSLFAVTDGETVVPLRPAQDFKRAHDGDEGPNTGGMGAYSPLPWADPKLVDEVLATVLQPTVDEMRRRGTPFSGLLYAGLAITSRGVRVVEFNARFGDPETQVVLARLRTPLAGLLHAAATGELADFPPLRWSDDAAVTVVVASEGYPASPRTGDPIEGLEEIEEKDAPTAYVLHAGTRLDEGGRVVSAGGRVLSVTATGADLAEAREHAYRAVSRVRLAGSHHRSDIAAEAAEGV; translated from the coding sequence GTGAAGGTCCTCGTCATCGGCGGCGGCGCCCGCGAACACGCCCTGTGCCGCTCCTTGTCCCTCGATCCCGACGTCACCTCGCTGCACTGCGCGCCCGGCAACGCCGGCATCGCCCGGGTGGCCACCGTGCACGCCGTCGACGCCCTGGACGGCGCGGCCGTCGCCGCGCTGGCCGAGGAGGTGTCGGCCGACCTCGTCGTGGTGGGGCCGGAGGCCCCGCTGGTCGCCGGGGTGGCCGACGCCGTGCGCGAGCGCGGCGTCGCCGTCTTCGGCCCGTCGGCCGAGGCCGCCCGGCTGGAGGGCTCCAAGGCGTTCGCCAAGGAGGTCATGGCCGCGGCCGGAGTCCCCACGGCCCGCTCCTACGTGTGCACCACCGCCGAGGAGGTCGACAGCGCGCTGGACGCCTTCGGCCCCCCGTACGTCGTCAAGGACGACGGCCTGGCGGCGGGCAAGGGCGTCGTCGTCACCTCCGACCCGGAGGCCGCCCGCGCCCACGCCCGCGGCTGCGACCGGGTGGTGGTCGAGGAGTACCTGGACGGGCCCGAGGTCTCCCTCTTCGCCGTCACCGACGGCGAGACCGTCGTCCCCCTGCGGCCCGCCCAGGACTTCAAACGGGCCCACGACGGCGACGAGGGCCCCAACACCGGGGGCATGGGCGCCTACTCGCCGCTGCCCTGGGCCGACCCCAAGCTGGTCGACGAGGTGCTGGCGACCGTCCTCCAGCCGACCGTGGACGAGATGCGCCGCCGCGGCACCCCCTTCTCCGGCCTCCTGTACGCGGGACTCGCCATCACCTCGCGCGGTGTGCGCGTGGTGGAGTTCAACGCCCGCTTCGGCGACCCGGAGACCCAGGTCGTCCTGGCCCGTCTGAGGACCCCGCTGGCGGGGCTGCTGCACGCCGCGGCCACCGGGGAGCTGGCCGACTTCCCGCCGCTGCGCTGGAGCGACGACGCGGCCGTCACCGTCGTCGTCGCCTCCGAGGGCTACCCGGCCTCGCCCCGTACGGGTGACCCGATCGAGGGCCTGGAGGAGATCGAGGAGAAGGACGCCCCCACCGCGTACGTCCTCCACGCCGGCACCCGGCTGGACGAGGGGGGACGGGTGGTCAGCGCGGGCGGCCGCGTCCTGTCCGTCACGGCCACCGGAGCCGACCTGGCCGAGGCCCGCGAGCACGCCTACCGGGCGGTCTCCCGCGTCCGGCTGGCCGGTTCGCACCACCGGAGCGACATCGCGGCCGAGGCGGCCGAGGGCGTGTGA
- a CDS encoding SLATT domain-containing protein gives MSQPDMRPDSGGGTGRDERGDLLGRPFPLGDWGEPAERLDELYRWVEEGALRVVEWYLADRARKRRGARALRAGTVAGVVAGAALPLLELTGAVPGAAAWSFLALLGAAVCAGCDRYFGVTSGWMRDVATAQAVQRRLEMLQYDWTSECVREVLGPTEGTASEAAERCLGVLRRFSEDVTELVRGETAVWMAEFRSGPAPLHTQSLTASSWRSRAEGSTVPDRMSRFAMPPGVRPTMPRQRPPEGPR, from the coding sequence GTGAGTCAGCCGGATATGCGCCCCGATTCGGGCGGCGGCACTGGGCGGGACGAGCGCGGGGACCTGCTCGGACGGCCGTTCCCGCTGGGAGACTGGGGCGAGCCCGCCGAGCGGCTGGACGAGCTGTATCGGTGGGTGGAGGAAGGGGCCCTGCGGGTCGTCGAGTGGTACCTGGCGGACCGGGCCCGCAAGCGTCGGGGCGCCCGGGCGCTGCGCGCCGGGACGGTCGCCGGCGTGGTGGCCGGGGCGGCGCTGCCGTTGCTGGAGCTGACCGGAGCGGTGCCGGGCGCGGCCGCGTGGTCGTTCCTCGCCCTGCTGGGGGCCGCCGTGTGCGCGGGGTGCGACCGGTACTTCGGGGTGACCTCGGGCTGGATGCGGGACGTGGCCACCGCGCAGGCGGTGCAGCGCCGGCTGGAGATGCTCCAGTACGACTGGACGTCGGAGTGCGTGCGCGAGGTGTTGGGCCCCACGGAGGGCACGGCGAGCGAGGCCGCCGAGCGGTGCCTGGGGGTGCTGCGGCGGTTCTCGGAGGACGTGACCGAGCTGGTGCGCGGTGAGACGGCCGTCTGGATGGCGGAGTTCCGCTCCGGTCCGGCGCCGCTGCACACCCAGTCGTTGACGGCCTCCTCCTGGCGGTCGCGGGCCGAGGGCTCCACCGTGCCCGACCGGATGTCCCGGTTCGCGATGCCCCCGGGCGTGCGCCCGACCATGCCGCGGCAGCGGCCCCCGGAGGGGCCGCGCTGA
- a CDS encoding GntR family transcriptional regulator, giving the protein MIQRSTLRAQIADALRDEVLAGRLPAGRGFTVKEIAEQYGVSATPVREALVDLSAQGLLDVEQHRGFRVHVFTPEDYRAMVEARSLVTESVFGRPSTLSSPVPGGERLASVRRRAEAAERAALAGDLDVLIGYDLRFWRELGDLVGNPYIAEFLDRLRVQCWVFAVPYLREHPGLRGSLWADYRELVDAFERGDTEAAGRIVASSNEHSAALVEKLGRTALRCSGR; this is encoded by the coding sequence GTGATCCAGCGCAGCACACTGCGCGCGCAGATCGCGGACGCGCTGCGCGACGAGGTGCTCGCCGGGCGACTCCCGGCGGGCCGGGGCTTCACCGTCAAGGAGATCGCCGAACAGTACGGGGTCTCCGCCACGCCGGTGCGCGAGGCGCTCGTCGACCTGTCCGCACAGGGCCTGCTGGACGTGGAACAACACCGCGGCTTCCGGGTCCACGTCTTCACCCCCGAGGACTACCGGGCCATGGTGGAGGCGCGCTCCCTCGTCACCGAGAGCGTCTTCGGCCGCCCCTCCACCCTCTCGTCCCCCGTCCCGGGCGGCGAGCGGCTGGCCTCCGTCCGCCGCCGCGCCGAGGCCGCCGAGCGGGCCGCCCTCGCCGGGGACCTGGACGTGCTCATCGGCTACGACCTGCGCTTCTGGCGCGAACTGGGCGACCTGGTCGGCAACCCCTACATAGCCGAGTTCCTCGATCGGCTGCGTGTGCAGTGCTGGGTCTTCGCGGTGCCGTACCTGCGCGAGCACCCCGGACTGCGGGGCTCGCTGTGGGCGGACTACCGCGAACTGGTCGACGCCTTCGAACGCGGCGACACCGAGGCGGCCGGACGCATCGTCGCCTCCTCCAACGAGCACTCCGCCGCACTCGTCGAAAAGCTGGGCCGAACGGCACTACGCTGTTCCGGCCGGTGA
- a CDS encoding DJ-1/PfpI family protein yields the protein MERRTLHVAVYDTFADWEIGYATTVLSGSGHRAVYVGESGETVISMGGMRVEPHLSIADLRPEDSAMLILPGADAWETVLPPFAAAARRFLTAGVPVAAICGGVTGLAREGLLDDRAHTGAAAEVLAATGYRGGAHYREADAVTDGDLITAGPTEPVAFAREIATRLGVYPPEVVDAWFRLFRHSDASAYEVVAGYDAGGGDTGAGGGDTGAGGGDTGAGREGGGERAGGGSA from the coding sequence ATGGAACGCAGGACACTTCACGTCGCCGTCTACGACACCTTCGCCGACTGGGAGATCGGCTACGCGACCACGGTGCTGAGCGGCTCCGGCCACCGCGCGGTGTACGTCGGCGAGAGCGGCGAGACGGTGATCAGCATGGGCGGCATGCGGGTGGAGCCCCATCTGTCGATCGCCGACCTACGCCCCGAGGACAGCGCGATGCTGATCCTGCCGGGTGCCGACGCCTGGGAGACGGTCCTGCCGCCCTTCGCCGCCGCGGCCCGCCGCTTCCTGACCGCCGGTGTGCCGGTCGCGGCGATCTGCGGGGGCGTGACGGGGCTGGCCCGGGAGGGGCTGCTCGACGACCGGGCGCACACCGGTGCGGCGGCCGAGGTGCTGGCCGCCACCGGTTACCGGGGCGGTGCCCACTACCGCGAGGCCGACGCGGTGACCGACGGCGACCTGATCACCGCCGGCCCCACCGAGCCGGTGGCGTTCGCCCGCGAGATCGCGACCCGGTTGGGGGTGTACCCGCCCGAGGTGGTGGACGCCTGGTTCCGGCTGTTCCGACACTCGGACGCGTCCGCGTACGAGGTGGTGGCGGGATACGACGCCGGAGGCGGGGACACCGGAGCCGGAGGCGGGGACACCGGAGCCGGAGGCGGGGACACCGGAGCCGGACGAGAGGGCGGTGGCGAGCGCGCGGGCGGCGGGTCGGCGTGA
- a CDS encoding MarR family transcriptional regulator, which yields MSAPELLSDTALAVFRLNGRFLSVAEELARPAGLTAAWWQVLGAVLREPLPVSGVARAMGITRQSVQRVADLLVERELAVYEPNPAHRRAKLLAPTARGRAAIDRITPGHAAFASRLSEALGGEEEFAGVLDALERLSRALDVPEPPGGTPEA from the coding sequence GTGAGCGCCCCCGAACTGCTGTCGGACACGGCGCTCGCCGTCTTCCGGCTGAACGGCCGGTTCCTCTCCGTCGCCGAGGAACTGGCCCGGCCCGCCGGGCTGACCGCCGCCTGGTGGCAGGTCCTGGGCGCGGTGCTGCGCGAGCCGCTGCCGGTCTCCGGGGTGGCGCGGGCCATGGGCATCACCCGGCAGAGCGTGCAGCGGGTGGCGGACCTCCTGGTCGAGAGGGAACTCGCGGTCTACGAGCCCAACCCCGCGCACCGGCGCGCCAAACTGCTCGCGCCCACGGCCCGGGGGCGGGCGGCGATCGACCGGATCACCCCCGGCCACGCGGCGTTCGCCTCCCGGCTGAGCGAGGCGCTGGGCGGCGAGGAGGAGTTCGCCGGGGTGCTCGACGCGCTGGAGCGACTGTCGAGGGCCCTGGACGTCCCGGAGCCGCCCGGCGGCACGCCGGAGGCGTGA
- a CDS encoding adenylosuccinate synthase, translated as MPALVLLGAQWGDEGKGKATDLLGGSVDYVVRYQGGNNAGHTVVVGDQKYALHLLPSGILSPECVPVIGNGVVVDPAVLLSELGGLTERGVDTSKLLISGNAHLITPYHTTVDKVTERFLGKRKIGTTGRGIGPAYADKINRVGIRVQDLFDESILRQKVEAALDQKNQILAKLYNRRAILADQVVEELLGYADELRDYVCDTTLLLNEALDQDKVVLFEGGQGTLLDVDHGTYPFVTSSNPTAGGACTGSGVGPTRINRVIGILKAYTTRVGAGPFPTELFDEDGEKLRTIGGERGVTTGRDRRCGWFDAVIARYATRVNGLTDFFLTKLDVLTGWERIPVCVAYEIDGRRVEELPYSQTDFHHAKPVYEMLPGWTEDISRAKSFEDLPKNAQAYVKALEEMSGAPISAIGVGPGRDETIQINSFL; from the coding sequence GTGCCCGCACTCGTGCTGCTCGGGGCTCAGTGGGGTGATGAAGGCAAGGGGAAGGCCACCGACCTGCTCGGTGGCTCGGTGGACTACGTGGTGCGCTACCAGGGCGGCAACAACGCCGGCCACACGGTCGTCGTCGGCGACCAGAAGTACGCGCTGCACCTCCTCCCCTCCGGCATCCTCTCCCCGGAGTGCGTTCCCGTGATCGGGAACGGCGTCGTGGTGGACCCGGCCGTCCTGCTCTCCGAGCTGGGCGGACTCACCGAACGCGGCGTCGACACGTCCAAGCTGCTGATCAGCGGCAACGCGCACCTGATCACGCCGTACCACACGACGGTGGACAAGGTGACCGAGCGCTTCCTGGGGAAGCGGAAGATCGGTACCACCGGCCGCGGCATCGGTCCGGCGTACGCCGACAAGATCAACCGGGTGGGCATCCGCGTCCAGGACCTCTTCGACGAGTCGATCCTGCGGCAGAAGGTCGAGGCGGCCCTCGACCAGAAGAACCAGATCCTCGCCAAGCTCTACAACCGCCGCGCCATCCTCGCCGACCAGGTCGTCGAGGAGCTGCTGGGCTACGCGGACGAGCTGCGGGACTACGTCTGCGACACCACGCTGCTGCTCAACGAGGCACTCGACCAGGACAAGGTCGTCCTCTTCGAGGGCGGCCAGGGCACGCTGCTGGACGTGGACCACGGCACGTACCCGTTCGTGACCTCCTCCAACCCGACCGCGGGAGGCGCCTGCACCGGCTCGGGCGTCGGGCCGACGAGGATCAACCGGGTCATCGGCATCCTCAAGGCGTACACCACGCGGGTGGGCGCCGGGCCGTTCCCGACCGAGCTGTTCGACGAGGACGGCGAGAAGCTGCGCACCATCGGCGGCGAACGCGGCGTCACCACCGGCCGCGACCGGCGCTGCGGCTGGTTCGACGCGGTGATCGCCCGGTACGCCACCCGCGTCAACGGGCTCACCGACTTCTTCCTCACCAAGCTCGACGTGCTCACCGGTTGGGAGCGGATCCCGGTGTGCGTGGCGTACGAGATCGACGGCCGGAGGGTGGAGGAGCTGCCGTACAGCCAGACGGACTTCCACCACGCCAAGCCGGTCTACGAGATGCTGCCGGGCTGGACGGAGGACATCTCCCGGGCCAAGTCCTTCGAGGACCTGCCGAAGAACGCGCAGGCCTACGTGAAGGCGCTGGAGGAGATGTCCGGGGCTCCGATCTCCGCGATCGGCGTCGGCCCGGGCCGGGACGAGACGATCCAGATCAACTCGTTCCTGTGA
- a CDS encoding diacylglycerol kinase: protein MPVPHPLLVLVDPQARRADGESVRIARDVLSAGAPGVKVYLPEGPGETARALAHRGRRRPVVIGDDRALLRAVRLLHLERGLPECALAVVPVGRPGSVALAGRLGLPLDAVRAARTVLEGRERRFDLLIDDSGGVVLGGLRIPPVRDGERDAREGAGDHDGGTRGPLDRCRSLVRTLARPPAPGREPARLRVEADGVVLADLDHPVERVSLSPGDGGLAEVVVRRRSVDGPVRARARTVTVSGPHFRYRADAVVSGPVHTRTWTAHPSALRLTVPTDPSAPPVLPQRQAPPNS from the coding sequence GTGCCGGTTCCGCATCCGCTGCTCGTACTCGTCGACCCCCAGGCCCGCCGAGCGGACGGCGAGTCCGTACGGATCGCCAGGGACGTCCTCTCCGCGGGTGCCCCGGGGGTGAAGGTGTACCTGCCCGAGGGGCCCGGGGAGACCGCGCGGGCCCTGGCCCACCGAGGTCGCCGCCGCCCGGTGGTGATAGGCGACGACCGCGCGCTGTTGCGGGCGGTGCGGCTGCTGCACCTGGAGCGCGGGCTTCCGGAGTGCGCGTTGGCGGTGGTGCCGGTGGGACGGCCGGGATCGGTCGCCCTGGCCGGTCGGCTGGGGCTGCCGCTGGACGCGGTGCGGGCCGCCCGGACCGTGCTGGAGGGGCGGGAGCGCCGCTTCGACCTGCTGATAGACGACAGCGGCGGCGTGGTGCTGGGCGGCCTGCGCATCCCACCGGTGCGGGACGGGGAGCGCGACGCGCGGGAGGGGGCGGGGGACCACGACGGCGGGACCCGCGGCCCGCTGGACCGCTGCCGGTCCCTCGTCCGCACCCTGGCGCGGCCCCCGGCTCCGGGCCGGGAGCCGGCGCGGTTGCGCGTGGAGGCCGACGGCGTGGTGCTGGCCGATCTGGACCACCCGGTGGAACGGGTCTCGCTCAGCCCCGGTGACGGTGGTCTGGCGGAGGTGGTGGTGCGGCGGCGGTCGGTGGACGGTCCGGTGCGGGCGCGGGCGCGGACGGTCACCGTGTCCGGACCGCACTTCCGCTACCGCGCCGACGCGGTGGTCTCCGGCCCGGTCCACACCCGCACCTGGACGGCACATCCCTCGGCGCTGCGCCTGACCGTCCCGACCGACCCGTCCGCCCCGCCCGTCCTGCCGCAGCGCCAGGCCCCGCCGAACTCCTGA
- a CDS encoding GbsR/MarR family transcriptional regulator, translating into MVNGQSEHRTEKDGTGEGAYPPEVAEFVERFAAELTGAGMQRMASRVFACLLAEESGALGSAELSERLRISPAAVSGAVRYLSQVHLVTREREPGSRRERYRVHANTWYEAIADRDALLGRWATTFEQGIEAVGPDSQAGRRLAETAEFFAFMREELSRMVERWYAHRGVPRTAGHGDREGSATSS; encoded by the coding sequence GTGGTGAACGGACAGTCGGAACATCGGACCGAGAAGGACGGTACGGGCGAGGGGGCCTATCCCCCCGAGGTCGCCGAGTTCGTCGAGCGCTTCGCCGCGGAACTGACCGGCGCGGGGATGCAGCGCATGGCCTCGCGGGTCTTCGCCTGCCTGCTGGCGGAGGAGTCCGGCGCGCTCGGCTCCGCCGAGCTGTCGGAGCGCCTGCGGATCAGCCCCGCGGCCGTCTCCGGCGCCGTCCGGTACCTCTCCCAGGTGCACCTGGTGACCCGCGAGCGCGAACCCGGATCGCGCCGCGAGCGCTACCGCGTCCACGCGAACACCTGGTACGAGGCGATCGCCGACCGCGACGCGCTGTTGGGACGCTGGGCCACCACGTTCGAGCAGGGCATCGAGGCCGTCGGCCCGGACAGCCAGGCGGGCCGCAGGCTGGCCGAGACGGCGGAGTTCTTCGCCTTCATGCGGGAGGAGCTGTCCCGGATGGTGGAGCGCTGGTACGCCCACCGTGGTGTTCCGCGCACCGCCGGACACGGGGACCGCGAGGGCTCCGCGACCTCCTCCTGA
- a CDS encoding ABC transporter ATP-binding protein: MTKATTAISVSGLVKTFGRTRALDGLDLEVETGEVHGFLGPNGAGKSTTIRVLLGLLRADGGSARLLGGDPWHDAVELHRRLAYVPGDVTLWRNLSGGEVIDLYGRLRGGLDRRRRDELLERFELDPTKKGRTYSKGNRQKVALVAALASDVELLVLDEPTSGLDPLMEGVFRECVAEERDRGRTVLLSSHILSEVEALCDRVSIIRRGVTVESGSLADLRHLTRTSITAELVAEPDGLSELPGVHDLSVRGRRVRLQVDTDKLDAVLRRLTESGVRNLTSTPPTLEELFLRHYQDGEATADGGPSSAEPAGTDGKVVAP, encoded by the coding sequence ATGACCAAGGCAACGACCGCCATCTCGGTCTCCGGCCTCGTGAAGACCTTCGGCCGGACCCGCGCGCTCGACGGCCTCGACCTGGAGGTCGAGACCGGAGAGGTCCACGGCTTCCTCGGCCCCAACGGCGCGGGGAAGTCCACCACCATCCGCGTCCTGCTGGGGTTGCTGCGCGCCGACGGCGGCTCCGCCCGCCTGCTGGGCGGCGACCCGTGGCACGACGCCGTCGAGCTCCACCGGCGCCTGGCGTACGTGCCCGGCGACGTCACCCTGTGGCGCAACCTCTCCGGCGGCGAGGTCATCGACCTCTACGGGCGGCTGCGCGGCGGGCTCGACCGCCGGCGCCGCGACGAACTGCTGGAACGCTTCGAGCTGGACCCGACCAAGAAGGGCCGCACCTACTCCAAGGGCAACCGGCAGAAGGTGGCCCTGGTCGCCGCCCTCGCCTCCGACGTGGAACTGCTCGTCCTGGACGAGCCGACCTCCGGACTCGATCCGCTGATGGAGGGCGTCTTCCGGGAGTGCGTCGCCGAGGAGCGCGACCGCGGGCGCACCGTGCTGCTGTCCAGCCACATCCTCAGCGAGGTCGAGGCGCTGTGCGACCGGGTGAGCATCATCCGCCGGGGCGTCACCGTCGAGAGCGGGTCGCTGGCCGACCTGCGGCACCTGACCCGCACCTCCATCACCGCCGAACTGGTCGCGGAGCCCGACGGACTCTCGGAGCTGCCGGGCGTGCACGACCTGTCGGTGCGGGGCCGGCGCGTCCGACTCCAGGTGGACACCGACAAGCTGGACGCCGTGCTGCGTCGGCTCACCGAGTCGGGCGTGCGCAACCTGACCAGCACCCCGCCCACCCTGGAGGAGCTGTTCCTGCGGCACTACCAGGACGGTGAGGCCACCGCCGACGGCGGCCCCTCGTCCGCCGAACCCGCCGGCACGGACGGAAAGGTCGTGGCACCGTGA